From the Elusimicrobiota bacterium genome, one window contains:
- a CDS encoding ORF6N domain-containing protein, producing MDKDIEAVDLGQKIYLIRGQKVMLDHDLAALYGVPTKRLNEQVRRNRERFPEDFMFQLTIEEARIWTVSRSQNATLKRGKNIKHFPYAFTEHGAVMLASVLSSPIAVRASIQVVRAFVRLRDTLSLHKELAAQLRELERKVVGHDARIAEIFAVIKRLMAEPRKAAPRIGFKPD from the coding sequence ATGGACAAAGATATCGAAGCCGTCGATCTCGGGCAGAAGATCTATCTCATCCGCGGGCAGAAAGTCATGCTGGACCACGACCTCGCCGCGCTCTACGGCGTCCCCACGAAACGCCTCAACGAACAGGTCCGCCGCAACCGGGAACGGTTCCCTGAGGACTTCATGTTCCAGCTTACGATCGAAGAAGCACGCATTTGGACCGTTTCAAGGTCGCAAAATGCGACCTTGAAGCGGGGAAAGAACATCAAGCACTTCCCGTATGCCTTCACCGAACACGGCGCCGTCATGCTGGCGAGCGTCCTCAGCAGCCCGATCGCCGTACGAGCGAGCATCCAGGTCGTCCGCGCCTTCGTGCGCCTGCGAGACACCCTCTCGCTGCACAAGGAGCTCGCGGCGCAGCTGCGCGAACTCGAGCGCAAGGTCGTCGGCCACGACGCGCGCATCGCGGAGATCTTCGCCGTCATCAAGCGGCTCATGGCGGAGCCCAGGAAGGCTGCGCCCAGAATCGGATTCAAACCGGATTGA
- a CDS encoding HEAT repeat domain-containing protein, with protein sequence MPARPLLILTLLSLALPLSAGSSRALLSALDTAQGSERLLVLRALGVGGDPKARVALIRLFDVPNASPEESAAIALSLSRHGGREPMKALLRAWDYLESAKFKAAGLPPQLTVLRERILDALAETRDPAALPALRRGLLDDDEVVVERAVAGVAALKDKGSQDWLLRCAESPKPGLAQAALEALGEYGGPRAEAALRAALEKAPAQVQPAAAYGLARRRRDLGRLKLEGWLLEEKEPTETGILAAYYLLRLGPRGGKDALDYLLRIVENDASPLRLRALEALGKAGDPRAVPLLSARLEKETREGRILVAQALGRLGGERAVVALKLLQDDPIREVGEVARYELAGLGEYETP encoded by the coding sequence ATGCCCGCGCGGCCGCTCCTCATCCTGACGCTCCTTTCGCTCGCGCTCCCCCTGAGCGCCGGGAGCTCCCGCGCGCTGCTCTCCGCGCTCGACACGGCGCAGGGCTCCGAGCGCCTCCTCGTCCTGCGCGCGCTCGGCGTCGGCGGCGACCCGAAGGCCCGGGTCGCGCTCATCCGCCTCTTCGACGTCCCCAACGCCTCCCCCGAGGAGAGCGCCGCCATCGCCCTCTCGCTCTCCCGGCACGGCGGCAGGGAGCCGATGAAGGCCCTGCTGCGCGCCTGGGACTACCTCGAGAGCGCCAAGTTCAAGGCCGCCGGCCTGCCGCCCCAGCTCACGGTCCTGCGCGAGCGCATCCTCGACGCGCTCGCCGAGACGAGGGACCCCGCCGCGCTCCCCGCGCTGCGCCGCGGGCTCCTCGACGACGACGAGGTCGTCGTCGAGCGCGCGGTCGCCGGCGTCGCCGCGCTCAAGGACAAGGGCTCGCAGGACTGGCTGCTGCGCTGCGCCGAGAGCCCCAAGCCCGGCCTCGCGCAGGCCGCGCTCGAGGCGCTCGGCGAGTACGGGGGGCCGCGCGCCGAGGCCGCGCTGCGCGCCGCGCTCGAGAAGGCGCCGGCCCAGGTCCAGCCCGCCGCCGCCTACGGCCTCGCGCGCCGACGCCGGGACCTCGGCCGTCTCAAGCTCGAGGGCTGGCTCCTTGAGGAGAAGGAGCCCACCGAGACCGGCATCCTCGCCGCCTACTACCTCCTGCGCCTGGGCCCCAGGGGGGGGAAGGACGCGCTGGACTATCTCCTGCGAATCGTGGAGAATGACGCGTCGCCGCTGCGGCTGCGCGCGCTCGAAGCGCTCGGCAAGGCCGGCGACCCGCGCGCGGTCCCGCTCTTGAGCGCGCGGCTCGAGAAGGAGACTCGCGAGGGCCGCATCCTCGTCGCGCAGGCCCTCGGCCGCCTCGGCGGCGAGCGCGCGGTCGTCGCGCTCAAGCTCCTGCAGGACGACCCGATCAGGGAGGTCGGCGAGGTCGCGCGCTATGAGCTGGCAGGTCTCGGAGAATATGAAACGCCATAA
- a CDS encoding TldD/PmbA family protein, translating to MIDAATLKFSDWAPALTGGEHAEAFLEDSVGNSLHYEDGRLQEVASGSDRGVGLRYLRALGDDRFETLHGSLNELEPGSARALADRLLEGMPRREAPPGKRIESFPHRVRRHPFDVPMEEKVALLARADRAVREDFPHVRQVSLIYAERMRRFAILDSESGFRMGERAVSLYAVTVTAEKDGLLQSGYEVVGGLKGYELFDDYSPFAAARTAAARAVAKLSAPTAPAGEMPVVLASSAGGTFIHEAIGHSLEADHIQEGTSPHYAGLRGKQVAAEFITIIDDPTLPYARGSYAFDDEGVPAAPTTVIENGVLKDYLYDRLTALKDGRRSNGHGRRESFRHRPIPRMSNLYIAPGKDNPKAILRSIERGLLVTKMGGGQVNTATGEFLFGVDEGYLVEGGKVKHLVRDANLLGAGPDVLRSIDMLGWDIGWGIGTCGKEGQGVPVSDGQPTLRIPKVVVGGREEA from the coding sequence ATGATCGACGCGGCCACCCTGAAGTTCTCGGACTGGGCGCCGGCGCTCACGGGCGGCGAGCACGCCGAGGCCTTCCTCGAGGACAGCGTCGGCAACTCGCTCCACTACGAGGACGGCCGCCTCCAGGAGGTCGCCTCGGGCTCCGACCGGGGCGTGGGCCTGCGCTACCTGCGCGCGCTCGGCGACGACCGTTTCGAGACCCTCCACGGCTCGCTCAACGAGCTCGAGCCGGGTTCGGCGCGCGCGCTGGCCGACCGCCTCCTCGAAGGCATGCCGCGCCGCGAGGCGCCGCCCGGCAAGCGCATCGAGTCCTTCCCGCACCGCGTGCGCCGCCACCCCTTCGACGTGCCCATGGAGGAGAAGGTCGCCCTGCTCGCGCGCGCCGACCGCGCCGTGCGCGAGGACTTCCCGCACGTGCGCCAGGTCAGCCTCATCTACGCCGAGCGCATGCGCCGCTTCGCCATCCTCGATTCCGAGAGCGGCTTCCGCATGGGCGAGCGGGCGGTCTCCCTCTACGCGGTGACCGTCACCGCCGAGAAGGACGGCCTCCTGCAGAGCGGCTACGAGGTCGTCGGCGGGCTCAAGGGCTACGAGCTCTTCGACGACTACTCCCCCTTCGCGGCCGCGCGCACGGCCGCCGCGCGGGCGGTGGCGAAGCTCTCGGCGCCGACCGCGCCGGCCGGCGAGATGCCGGTCGTGCTCGCCTCCTCGGCGGGAGGGACCTTCATCCACGAGGCCATCGGCCACTCGCTGGAGGCCGACCACATCCAGGAAGGGACCTCCCCCCACTACGCGGGCCTGCGCGGCAAGCAGGTCGCCGCCGAATTCATCACCATCATCGACGACCCGACGCTGCCCTACGCGCGCGGCTCCTACGCCTTCGACGACGAGGGGGTCCCGGCGGCCCCGACGACGGTCATCGAGAACGGCGTGCTCAAGGACTACCTCTACGACCGGCTCACGGCGCTCAAGGACGGCCGGCGCTCCAACGGGCACGGCCGGCGCGAGAGCTTCCGCCACCGCCCCATCCCGCGCATGTCGAACCTCTACATCGCGCCCGGGAAGGACAATCCGAAGGCCATCCTGCGCTCCATCGAACGCGGCCTGCTCGTCACGAAGATGGGCGGCGGGCAGGTGAACACGGCGACGGGCGAGTTCCTCTTCGGCGTCGACGAGGGCTACCTCGTGGAAGGCGGGAAGGTGAAGCATCTGGTCCGCGACGCGAACCTGCTCGGCGCGGGGCCGGACGTCCTGCGGTCCATCGACATGCTCGGCTGGGACATCGGCTGGGGCATCGGGACCTGCGGGAAGGAAGGGCAGGGGGTGCCGGTCTCGGACGGGCAGCCGACCCTGCGCATCCCCAAAGTCGTCGTCGGCGGAAGGGAGGAAGCATGA
- a CDS encoding ATP-binding protein — translation MPRNEGESLDLLLEAGNLLSSKLDLRELLPIVMELASRVVDAETASLLLLDAKTEELYFDVALGLDPEVAKIRLKKGQGIAGACAADGKPVIVNDVAHDPRWAKVIDQSSGFKTQSVLCAPIILKGKLLGVVEAINSNTGTFTDTDVRIFNAFASQTAVAIENARLFAALSEEKAKLDTLLDEIADAAVLSDRAGRILLANAAAKKLFSGEKGSAPADVFAATRGMSACPPLGNLLEGESQAVPFEIVRKDPQLLILAGTVSAIQTEGPDGEKRECRVFVFRDVTELRREEGLKRNFLSLISHKLKTPLVTVVGYGSLLADELKDKVPADSLKALHTIRQQGSKLANLVEKLLNYTTLEDLDTRMLDAEPFPVDEVLTAAVKDLDVWLKDNDGAALVEAGSGLQAMGDSLLIKDAVKNLVENGVKFAPREKRKVALWAVQGKDRTIELNVRDTGPGIPPEEREKVFRRFYQIESSFTGQVDGWGLGLSFVKKVVEKHGGEVRIDSRPGAGTTMTLVLPQAES, via the coding sequence ATGCCTCGGAACGAAGGCGAGAGCCTCGACCTCCTGCTGGAAGCGGGTAATCTGCTCTCCTCCAAGCTGGACCTCCGCGAGCTGCTCCCCATCGTCATGGAGCTGGCCTCCCGCGTCGTCGACGCGGAGACGGCCTCGCTGCTCCTGCTGGACGCGAAGACCGAGGAGCTCTACTTCGACGTGGCGCTCGGGCTCGACCCCGAGGTGGCGAAGATCCGGCTCAAGAAGGGCCAGGGCATCGCCGGCGCCTGCGCGGCCGACGGGAAGCCGGTCATCGTCAACGACGTGGCCCACGACCCGCGCTGGGCCAAGGTCATCGACCAGAGCTCGGGCTTCAAGACCCAGTCGGTGCTCTGCGCGCCGATCATCCTCAAGGGGAAGCTCCTGGGCGTCGTCGAGGCCATCAACTCGAACACGGGCACGTTCACCGACACCGACGTCCGCATCTTCAACGCCTTCGCCTCGCAGACGGCCGTCGCCATCGAGAACGCGCGGCTCTTCGCCGCCCTGAGCGAGGAGAAGGCCAAGCTCGACACCCTCCTCGACGAGATCGCCGACGCCGCGGTGCTCAGCGACCGCGCGGGCCGCATCCTGCTGGCCAACGCGGCGGCGAAGAAGCTCTTCTCGGGCGAGAAGGGCTCCGCCCCGGCCGACGTGTTCGCGGCGACCCGGGGGATGTCGGCCTGCCCGCCGCTCGGCAACCTCCTCGAGGGAGAGAGCCAGGCGGTGCCCTTTGAGATCGTCCGCAAGGACCCGCAGCTCCTCATCCTCGCCGGCACGGTCTCGGCCATCCAAACGGAAGGCCCCGACGGCGAGAAGCGCGAGTGCCGCGTCTTCGTCTTCCGCGACGTCACCGAGCTCCGGCGCGAGGAGGGGCTCAAGCGGAACTTCCTCTCGCTCATCTCGCACAAGCTCAAGACCCCGCTGGTCACGGTCGTGGGCTACGGCTCGCTCCTGGCCGACGAGCTCAAGGACAAGGTCCCGGCCGACTCCCTCAAGGCCCTCCACACGATCCGCCAGCAGGGCAGCAAGCTCGCCAACCTCGTCGAGAAGCTCCTCAACTACACGACGCTCGAGGACCTCGACACCCGCATGCTCGACGCCGAGCCCTTCCCGGTCGACGAAGTCCTCACCGCCGCGGTCAAGGACCTCGACGTCTGGCTCAAGGACAACGACGGGGCCGCCCTCGTCGAGGCCGGCTCGGGCCTCCAGGCGATGGGCGACTCGCTGCTCATCAAGGACGCGGTCAAGAACCTCGTCGAGAACGGCGTGAAGTTCGCGCCCCGGGAGAAGCGCAAGGTCGCGCTCTGGGCCGTGCAGGGCAAGGACCGGACCATCGAGCTCAACGTGCGCGACACGGGCCCGGGCATCCCGCCCGAGGAGCGCGAGAAGGTCTTCCGCCGCTTCTACCAGATCGAGAGCTCCTTCACCGGCCAGGTCGACGGCTGGGGCCTGGGCCTCTCGTTCGTCAAGAAGGTCGTCGAGAAGCACGGCGGCGAGGTCCGCATCGACTCCCGGCCGGGCGCGGGCACCACGATGACCCTCGTGCTCCCGCAGGCCGAGTCATGA
- a CDS encoding protease complex subunit PrcB family protein gives MKRLILSALALSLAGGAFAMGRTPPREGAAPTKKDEPAKKEAPMEKSTDITATASPSVWKGPHSGINDLTAFVIEDPSNWEKVWKDYMKREVPKVDFTKHFAACVFLGLRPTGGFGVDFLSPLMDAGTVTIRYRIHAPGGGSFVTQAFTTPFAVQLYKKTGRAVKLVEEKK, from the coding sequence ATGAAGCGATTGATCCTGAGCGCCCTGGCGCTGTCCCTGGCGGGCGGCGCGTTCGCGATGGGACGCACGCCGCCCCGCGAGGGGGCTGCGCCGACGAAGAAGGACGAGCCGGCGAAGAAGGAGGCCCCGATGGAGAAGAGCACCGACATCACCGCGACGGCGTCGCCGTCGGTCTGGAAGGGCCCGCACAGCGGCATCAACGACCTGACCGCCTTCGTCATCGAGGACCCGTCCAACTGGGAGAAAGTCTGGAAGGACTACATGAAGCGCGAGGTCCCGAAGGTGGACTTCACGAAGCACTTCGCGGCCTGCGTGTTCCTCGGCCTGCGCCCGACCGGCGGCTTCGGGGTGGACTTCCTCTCGCCGCTGATGGACGCGGGCACCGTCACGATCCGCTACCGCATCCATGCGCCGGGGGGCGGCTCGTTCGTGACCCAGGCGTTCACGACGCCCTTCGCGGTCCAGCTCTACAAGAAGACCGGCCGCGCGGTGAAGCTCGTGGAAGAGAAGAAATAG